AACTCTCAGGTATTCAGCCTGTCCTCCGTCATATCCGCCGTAAGTCTTACTGTATCCTAAAATTCCGCCAACCTCTCCATTTGCGTTAGAATTATCGCATTGACTCCACAAGTCATGTTCACAGTACCAACAGTGTCCACATGAAACCGGAAAAGGGATTATAACCCTGTCTCCCTTTTTTACCTTTTGAACGCCTTTTCCGGCATCTTCCACAATTCCCATAGTTTCATGTCCTAATATATATCCCAACGGCATATTGGGTATCATACCATGTATAAGGTGAAGGTCAGAGCCGCATATAGCAGTAGAAGTAACTTTTACAATTATATCGTCATCGTTTTTTATTTCGGGATCACCAACATTCCTTACTTTAACGTTTTTTATTCCTTCATATAAAATAGCTTTCATATTATCCTCCATAAGCTGCATATTTTTGTTGTTGAAAACTATATTTAAAAATATCTTTGCCTATGAGAATAATTAATATTCGATGCAATAATTGTAGAATATTTTATTAAATACTACAAATTCTAATACCAAATAGTTTAAAAAAGGAGATAACATTATGTTTAAACATGATAAAGCACTTTTACAGGATGTTCAGGTAGACGGTCCAAATCCTAATTATGCAGCAATGCTTCAGGAACAGCTGGGCGGCCCTCAGGGTGAACTTAAAGCTGCGTTGCAGTATCTTTCACAGAGTTTCAGGATAAAAGATCCCGAGATAAAAGACTTGTTTTTGGATATCGCCTCGGAAGAATTGAGCCATATGGAAATGGTTGCACAAACAGTAAATTTACTGAACGGTCATGTTCTTGATGCAAAAAATGCCACTGTAGGCAACATAGAAGCCCACGTTTTAACCGGACTTACACCTATGCTAAGCAATGCTTCAGGCCAGTTATGGACAGCTGCTTATGTTAATGAAACAGGAGACCTTCCGGCTGACATTCTTTCAAACATTGCAGCAGAGCAACGTGCCAAGGTAGTTTATGAATATCTTTACAGACAGATAACAGATAAAGGTGTAAGACGTACCATAGATTTTCTTCTGAACCGTGAGGAAGCCCATAACACTATGTTCAGAGAGGCCTTTAACAAAATTCAGGATACCGGTTCATTAAAGGACTGGGGAATCACTAAGGA
This region of Clostridium sp. BNL1100 genomic DNA includes:
- a CDS encoding manganese catalase family protein; translated protein: MFKHDKALLQDVQVDGPNPNYAAMLQEQLGGPQGELKAALQYLSQSFRIKDPEIKDLFLDIASEELSHMEMVAQTVNLLNGHVLDAKNATVGNIEAHVLTGLTPMLSNASGQLWTAAYVNETGDLPADILSNIAAEQRAKVVYEYLYRQITDKGVRRTIDFLLNREEAHNTMFREAFNKIQDTGSLKDWGITKDSKLYFNLSTPGDQFFNADNPQPASFQNPNPQQPQQH